A genomic segment from Parachlamydiales bacterium encodes:
- the pnp gene encoding polyribonucleotide nucleotidyltransferase, whose protein sequence is MERKTLKVQVGGKELLFETGRIARQANGAVLVRHGDTLVFTSACSAAGSETADFLGLRVDYQENFSSVGKTASGFIKRQGRPSEKEILVSRLIDRPLRPLFPEGYHDEVQILSYVWSYDGVHAPEPLAICAASAALCLSDIPLSKPLGAVRVGLVNNKFVINPSAEEMKVSLLDLMIAGTTDAILMIEGYCDFLTEEQVIEAIETGHNAIKEICHGLAQWQKELGKEKNLSTITHDPEDLQKEVESHVSAKIGQALRIKGKKEREEAIDSIKEDLLAHLNPEGSEERWSTKLIAKAYKSYMSKIMRKMILDEGKRSDQRSTTEIRAIFVEQGILPRSHGSSLFTRGETQSLAVCTLGGEHMAQRFENLEGENAHRFYLQYFFPPFSVGEVGRIGSPGRREIGHGKLAERALLAIMPPKEVFPYTVRLESNITESNGSSSMASVCGCCLALMDAGVPIKRPVAGIAMGLILEEDRYTILSDILGIEDALGDMDFKITGDKDGITAFQMDIKVEGITHEIMAAALAQAKHGRVHILEKMLAVCPEPRKEMSVYAPRIETLLIKPSKIASVIGPGGKQIRAIIEQTGVEIDIDDDGRVSISSSDLESIERAKAIILGLTSDVEIGRVYHGKITSVAPFGLFVEILPGKEGLCHISEYDFARINDLNLHVKVGEMISVKVLDINERGQLKLSRKATLPNTAPAA, encoded by the coding sequence ATGGAACGCAAAACACTTAAAGTCCAAGTTGGCGGCAAAGAATTGCTATTTGAAACAGGACGCATCGCACGCCAAGCTAATGGCGCCGTACTCGTTCGCCATGGCGATACCCTCGTCTTTACATCTGCATGCTCCGCCGCTGGATCCGAAACAGCCGACTTCCTAGGCCTGCGTGTAGATTACCAAGAAAACTTCTCTTCTGTAGGTAAAACAGCTAGCGGATTTATCAAACGTCAAGGACGCCCCTCCGAAAAAGAAATCCTCGTCTCCCGTCTTATTGACCGCCCTCTCCGTCCCCTTTTTCCTGAAGGCTATCATGACGAAGTTCAAATTCTCTCCTACGTTTGGTCCTATGATGGTGTTCATGCACCCGAACCTCTAGCAATCTGCGCCGCTTCCGCCGCCTTATGCCTTTCAGATATCCCTCTTTCTAAACCTCTAGGCGCAGTTCGTGTCGGCTTGGTAAATAACAAATTTGTCATCAACCCTTCTGCTGAAGAAATGAAAGTATCCTTGCTAGATCTGATGATCGCGGGTACTACTGACGCGATCCTAATGATCGAAGGCTACTGCGACTTCCTAACAGAAGAACAAGTAATAGAAGCTATCGAGACCGGCCATAATGCAATTAAAGAAATTTGCCACGGATTAGCTCAATGGCAGAAAGAACTTGGTAAAGAGAAGAACCTCAGCACTATCACCCACGATCCTGAAGACCTCCAAAAAGAAGTCGAAAGCCATGTGAGTGCAAAAATCGGCCAAGCTCTACGCATTAAAGGTAAAAAAGAACGTGAAGAAGCAATCGATAGCATTAAAGAAGATCTTCTAGCACACCTCAATCCAGAAGGCAGCGAAGAGCGCTGGTCTACTAAGCTTATTGCTAAAGCATATAAAAGTTACATGTCGAAGATCATGCGCAAAATGATCCTCGATGAAGGAAAGAGAAGCGACCAACGCTCCACTACAGAAATTCGTGCAATCTTCGTTGAGCAAGGCATTCTTCCACGCAGCCACGGCAGCTCGCTATTTACACGCGGCGAAACACAGTCACTCGCAGTATGTACTCTGGGTGGAGAACATATGGCGCAGCGTTTTGAAAACCTTGAAGGCGAGAACGCGCACCGCTTCTATCTACAATATTTCTTCCCCCCATTCTCTGTAGGTGAAGTCGGACGCATAGGCTCCCCGGGAAGACGTGAAATTGGCCACGGCAAACTTGCCGAACGCGCTTTGCTCGCTATTATGCCCCCTAAAGAAGTATTCCCCTATACCGTACGTCTTGAATCCAACATCACAGAATCCAATGGTTCATCTTCCATGGCGTCAGTCTGCGGCTGCTGCTTAGCGTTGATGGATGCTGGTGTCCCGATTAAACGTCCGGTAGCAGGCATCGCTATGGGCTTGATTCTTGAAGAGGATCGCTACACTATCCTTTCGGATATTCTAGGCATTGAAGATGCCTTAGGTGATATGGACTTCAAAATCACAGGTGACAAAGACGGTATTACAGCCTTCCAAATGGACATCAAGGTTGAAGGCATCACTCACGAGATTATGGCTGCAGCTTTAGCGCAAGCAAAACACGGCAGAGTCCACATCCTAGAGAAAATGCTGGCTGTATGCCCAGAACCACGTAAAGAAATGTCGGTTTATGCACCGCGTATCGAAACGCTGCTGATTAAGCCAAGCAAAATCGCATCGGTCATTGGTCCAGGCGGCAAGCAAATCCGTGCAATCATTGAGCAAACCGGTGTAGAAATTGACATCGACGATGATGGCCGGGTCAGTATTTCCTCATCCGACTTGGAAAGCATAGAACGTGCTAAAGCCATTATTTTAGGCCTTACTTCCGATGTTGAAATTGGACGCGTCTATCACGGCAAAATCACATCCGTAGCGCCATTTGGATTGTTCGTTGAGATTCTGCCAGGAAAAGAAGGTTTGTGCCATATCTCAGAATATGATTTCGCACGAATCAATGACTTGAACCTGCATGTGAAAGTAGGCGAGATGATCTCCGTCAAGGTATTGGATATCAACGAACGCGGCCAGCTGAAGCTCAGCAGAAAAGCCACACTTCCCAATACTGCACCGGCAGCTTAG
- a CDS encoding cation:proton antiporter, whose product MEHSLAIVAILTIGFSLASFLGYITQRLNLPTILGYLLAGFVIGPYSPGYVADLTISEQLAEIGVILMLFGVGMHFKLEDLINVKNIAIPGATVQTLAATIIGTTIVYAAGWPLVAGLIIGLSIGVASTVVLVRVLSDRNLLNTQQGHIAVGWLVVEDIFTVIILILLPTISALSEGASFSYTSLIGSVLFVMGKFVVLALLMFTWGHKVVGFILTNIARVRSQELFTLTVLAIVFVIAAGSAVVFGTSIALGAFIAGMVIGKTSVRHQAAANALPFKDIFAIIFFLSVGMLFNPMAIVTHFGLFIGLISVILIVKPLAAYLITIFLKYPLKVALTVAISLAQIGEFSFILAEEAMNLKLLPDDGFDILVACALISISINPLLFQMLDYTETYLLRMKFFREFNLSSAKAQEMKKLYVPKVVVVGFGPIGREVSKILRKIGYIPMIIEHNIDTVSALDEDNALIFGDAAEENILKDANLADARYLIITIPDTAKTCEIIHAARQVNPTIQIIARVQYHGERYLMEQQKVPYICTEDEALAAFTHLVRRTVLNSKVL is encoded by the coding sequence ATGGAACATAGTTTAGCCATTGTAGCGATACTTACCATCGGTTTCTCATTAGCAAGCTTTCTCGGCTATATCACGCAACGCCTTAACCTCCCGACAATTTTAGGCTACCTTCTTGCAGGCTTTGTTATTGGTCCTTATTCTCCGGGCTATGTAGCGGACTTAACGATTTCTGAACAACTTGCCGAAATCGGTGTTATCCTTATGCTTTTCGGCGTAGGTATGCATTTCAAGCTAGAAGACCTAATCAACGTAAAAAATATCGCAATCCCAGGCGCTACGGTTCAGACACTTGCTGCTACGATTATTGGCACTACAATCGTCTATGCTGCAGGTTGGCCATTGGTAGCTGGACTTATCATCGGCTTATCCATTGGCGTTGCGAGTACAGTCGTTCTTGTGCGCGTACTTTCTGACAGAAACTTGTTGAATACACAGCAAGGACATATTGCTGTCGGCTGGTTAGTTGTCGAAGATATATTTACTGTGATCATCCTTATCCTCCTTCCAACTATCTCAGCTCTTTCGGAAGGTGCATCGTTTTCATACACTTCCTTGATAGGATCAGTGTTATTTGTTATGGGTAAATTTGTTGTTTTAGCTCTCCTGATGTTTACTTGGGGGCATAAAGTCGTAGGGTTTATCCTCACAAATATTGCCCGTGTCCGTTCACAAGAGCTTTTTACTTTAACGGTTCTTGCAATTGTTTTTGTTATCGCTGCCGGATCAGCAGTTGTATTCGGTACTTCCATTGCATTAGGTGCCTTCATTGCAGGGATGGTGATAGGAAAAACAAGCGTCAGGCATCAAGCAGCGGCCAATGCACTTCCTTTTAAAGATATCTTTGCAATCATCTTCTTTTTATCAGTAGGGATGTTGTTCAATCCGATGGCGATAGTGACTCATTTCGGCTTATTTATAGGCTTAATTAGCGTGATCTTAATTGTGAAGCCCTTAGCAGCTTACCTTATCACTATCTTCCTCAAGTACCCCCTGAAAGTAGCTCTTACAGTTGCTATTTCACTTGCACAGATTGGAGAATTCTCCTTTATTCTTGCAGAAGAAGCGATGAACCTGAAGCTGCTTCCGGATGATGGCTTCGACATTTTAGTCGCTTGCGCGTTGATCTCCATTTCCATCAATCCGTTGCTTTTCCAGATGTTGGATTATACTGAAACCTACTTGCTTAGAATGAAATTTTTCAGAGAGTTCAATCTAAGCTCGGCAAAAGCGCAGGAGATGAAGAAGCTGTACGTACCTAAAGTTGTGGTTGTGGGTTTTGGACCTATCGGTAGGGAAGTCTCAAAGATCCTTAGAAAGATAGGCTATATTCCGATGATTATCGAGCACAATATTGATACAGTATCGGCTTTGGATGAGGATAATGCACTAATTTTTGGCGATGCTGCGGAAGAAAATATCTTAAAAGACGCCAATCTTGCCGATGCCCGCTATCTCATCATTACGATACCCGATACTGCTAAAACGTGTGAGATTATCCATGCTGCACGCCAAGTGAATCCCACGATCCAAATCATTGCCAGAGTCCAATATCATGGAGAAAGGTATCTGATGGAACAGCAAAAAGTACCTTATATCTGTACGGAAGATGAAGCTCTTGCAGCCTTTACCCATCTGGTCCGTCGAACAGTCCTTAATTCTAAAGTACTTTAG
- the ftsH gene encoding ATP-dependent zinc metalloprotease FtsH: protein MNDDNKQDMKKGFSNSFVWLLMAAFLLMMLVQNMIETKRANVSFSYQLESLVNLQLLQPEDNRKIALNDNLVTFSGKFRDRETEEGKQRYKYLELLYNQLELTQKQQHVTSELEAMRGAITEAAEWFLLLTGQPLQKEGYVVVEDFYSTPSRDYSIVVKQLPNKKAESLADLKKRFDAMNAETPQQTVDAFGNALSGLIKNFRSPYLGVGSEPLKLTLKSIDNDVSRVNSTLNLSTSNRLAVYGKSLDSLQQTVNELNTAQNRTKLAALRSVRSYKTTIEDLNQINTKLDDNSVQLDKARQNVANTVWFFNNKELSTRALEKQDPDLFTQWFATAREEWERFPANKGASFKAPDQPLNLVLEKTFKSEEPAPNYMSYLVTLLPVLLVLFALYFLFARQMKGMGSNAMNFGKSPAKLLQKGSNKLTFKDVAGVDEAIEELQEIVDFLKSPNKFTALGGRIPKGVLLIGPPGTGKTLIAKAVAGEADRPFFSISGSDFVEMFVGVGASRIRDMFSEAKKNAPCIIFMDEIDAVGRHRGAGIGGGHDEREQTLNQLLVEMDGFDTNEGVILMAATNRPDVLDKALLRPGRFDRRVIINLPDIKGRYDILKVHARKIKLDPSVDLMSIARATPGSSGADLANLLNEAALLAARKGRSAVTMQEATEARDKVLYGKERRSLELDNEEKKTTAYHESGHAIVGLVVEHADPIDKVTIIPRGMSLGATFFLPKKNRVSMWKREAFDQLAVLMGGRVAEEVFIGDISSGARQDIEQATSLARSMVCEWGMSEKLGLVAYDERSDSGQHLGLTNYYEKKYSEETARAIDSEVRQLLDNAYRRAKEIILKYREHLELMTQMLMEFETLDAKDVDLIINGKWDIEEKRKRIREAEELNRKMPLTPPPPPPPSIKATEGIKPVELQPDIRV from the coding sequence ATGAATGATGACAATAAACAAGATATGAAGAAAGGTTTCTCCAACAGTTTCGTTTGGCTGCTTATGGCCGCCTTTCTTTTGATGATGCTTGTCCAGAACATGATCGAAACGAAAAGAGCCAACGTCTCTTTTAGTTATCAGCTAGAAAGTTTGGTCAACCTCCAACTACTTCAACCGGAAGACAACCGCAAAATAGCTCTCAACGATAATCTTGTCACTTTTAGCGGCAAATTTAGGGATAGGGAGACAGAAGAGGGCAAACAGCGCTATAAATATCTGGAGCTTCTCTACAACCAGTTAGAACTTACCCAAAAACAGCAGCACGTCACTTCCGAGCTGGAAGCTATGCGCGGAGCTATTACTGAAGCTGCGGAATGGTTCCTCCTGCTGACAGGTCAACCTCTTCAGAAAGAGGGCTATGTCGTTGTCGAAGATTTCTATAGCACCCCAAGTAGAGACTATTCCATTGTTGTTAAACAATTGCCTAACAAAAAGGCAGAGTCTTTAGCTGATTTGAAAAAACGCTTTGACGCCATGAACGCCGAAACTCCTCAGCAAACTGTGGATGCTTTTGGTAATGCTTTGTCAGGCCTTATTAAAAATTTCAGATCCCCTTACCTTGGTGTGGGCAGCGAACCGTTAAAATTGACATTGAAGTCTATTGATAATGATGTATCCCGCGTCAATAGCACTCTCAATCTCAGCACATCTAACCGCCTTGCTGTTTATGGGAAAAGCCTAGATAGTTTGCAGCAGACCGTTAATGAGTTGAATACAGCTCAAAACCGTACAAAGCTAGCCGCATTACGCAGCGTCCGTTCTTATAAAACTACGATTGAAGATCTCAACCAAATCAATACAAAATTAGATGACAACTCTGTGCAGCTGGATAAAGCCCGCCAAAACGTCGCTAATACTGTCTGGTTCTTCAATAACAAAGAACTGTCGACTCGCGCCCTTGAAAAACAAGATCCTGATTTATTCACACAATGGTTTGCTACAGCCAGAGAGGAGTGGGAGCGTTTTCCTGCCAATAAAGGCGCCTCTTTCAAAGCTCCTGACCAGCCATTGAACCTTGTGCTGGAAAAAACCTTTAAAAGCGAAGAGCCTGCTCCCAATTATATGAGCTATCTCGTGACGCTTCTGCCTGTCCTACTGGTGTTATTCGCCCTCTACTTCCTGTTTGCAAGACAAATGAAGGGGATGGGGTCAAACGCTATGAATTTCGGCAAATCTCCTGCAAAACTCCTGCAAAAAGGGTCCAATAAACTGACATTTAAGGATGTTGCCGGCGTAGACGAAGCTATCGAGGAATTACAAGAGATTGTCGACTTCTTAAAGTCGCCCAATAAATTCACTGCCCTCGGCGGCCGTATTCCCAAAGGCGTTCTTTTGATCGGTCCTCCGGGTACAGGTAAGACTCTTATTGCAAAAGCCGTGGCTGGAGAAGCCGACAGACCATTCTTCTCTATCTCAGGCTCTGACTTTGTTGAGATGTTTGTCGGTGTAGGTGCAAGCCGTATCCGTGATATGTTCTCCGAAGCGAAGAAAAACGCACCTTGCATCATCTTTATGGATGAGATCGACGCTGTGGGTCGCCATAGAGGTGCAGGCATTGGCGGGGGTCATGACGAACGCGAACAAACGCTTAACCAGCTTCTGGTTGAAATGGACGGCTTTGATACTAACGAAGGCGTCATTCTGATGGCAGCGACCAACCGCCCGGATGTGCTGGATAAAGCCCTATTGCGTCCTGGAAGGTTTGACCGTAGAGTTATCATCAATTTGCCTGACATTAAGGGCCGTTATGATATCTTGAAAGTCCATGCACGCAAAATCAAATTAGATCCTTCCGTCGATCTAATGTCTATTGCACGTGCGACTCCCGGTTCTTCAGGCGCTGACCTAGCCAACCTCTTGAATGAAGCAGCATTGTTGGCAGCCCGTAAAGGGCGTTCTGCCGTTACCATGCAAGAAGCGACAGAAGCACGCGACAAAGTGCTCTATGGAAAAGAAAGACGCAGCTTAGAGCTAGATAACGAAGAGAAGAAAACAACAGCCTATCACGAATCCGGTCACGCTATCGTGGGATTAGTTGTAGAGCATGCAGATCCGATTGATAAGGTGACGATTATTCCACGCGGCATGTCTTTAGGTGCGACATTCTTCCTGCCTAAAAAGAATCGTGTCAGTATGTGGAAGCGTGAAGCTTTCGATCAGCTTGCAGTGTTAATGGGTGGACGTGTTGCGGAAGAAGTCTTTATAGGGGATATCTCCAGTGGTGCCCGTCAAGACATCGAACAGGCGACTAGTTTAGCCCGTAGTATGGTATGTGAATGGGGGATGAGCGAAAAACTCGGTCTCGTAGCCTATGATGAACGTTCAGATTCCGGACAGCATTTAGGCCTTACCAACTATTACGAAAAGAAATATTCCGAAGAAACCGCCCGTGCAATTGATAGTGAAGTGCGCCAGCTCTTGGACAATGCTTATAGACGTGCCAAAGAGATTATTCTAAAGTACAGAGAGCATCTTGAGTTAATGACGCAGATGTTGATGGAGTTTGAAACTTTAGATGCGAAAGACGTAGATCTCATTATCAATGGTAAGTGGGATATTGAAGAGAAGCGGAAACGCATTCGTGAAGCAGAGGAACTCAATAGAAAAATGCCTCTCACACCTCCGCCGCCGCCGCCGCCGTCGATCAAAGCGACAGAGGGGATCAAGCCTGTGGAGCTTCAACCTGATATCAGGGTGTAA
- the tilS gene encoding tRNA lysidine(34) synthetase TilS, translating into MHLADTLHHFLFKYGLIRSKVLLAVSGGPDSMAMLHAFHSKHRFPGLEVGVAHVDHCWRSESTQEALTLEKIVKAKNLDWHLKTLDPSLMQGNLEEACREARLNFFAEVCQKYGYAGVLLAHHADDQAETVLKRVFEGASLLSSKGMQEKSTYQGLVLYRPFLKLTKKNILDYIQAQSIQAFDDPTNYSEKYTRAKMRSALIPQLSNYFGKEIAPPLARLGETLNELEDFISTQLPPVEKGWCGWMVDCNNRAQLHPFVLKHILYALFRNQDFAVPSVLMEGIVIDLKGNAANKSYVIGQTTLYVDRGYIFALQVSDQKSERLPLKLGENHWGEWKITLERNISGARNHSGWKNLWKGEVSVQVPDSEYFAGLGDSHATLIPRNKELGHWWSDSKVPAFLRQLIPVIWDKDAVTAEFLGPPLINDKLPLLITLSRE; encoded by the coding sequence ATGCATTTGGCGGATACCCTCCATCACTTCCTATTTAAATACGGACTTATCCGTTCTAAAGTATTGCTTGCAGTTTCAGGTGGACCTGACTCTATGGCTATGCTGCACGCCTTCCATAGCAAGCACCGCTTCCCTGGTTTGGAAGTAGGGGTTGCTCATGTCGATCATTGCTGGCGGTCAGAGAGTACCCAAGAAGCTCTTACTCTAGAAAAAATCGTTAAAGCTAAAAATTTGGATTGGCATCTTAAGACTTTGGATCCCTCCTTGATGCAAGGAAATCTGGAAGAGGCCTGCCGGGAGGCTCGGCTGAATTTTTTTGCGGAGGTCTGTCAGAAGTACGGTTATGCTGGGGTTCTATTAGCGCATCATGCGGATGATCAGGCTGAAACTGTATTAAAGCGTGTTTTTGAGGGCGCTTCATTGCTTTCTTCCAAAGGGATGCAAGAAAAAAGCACTTATCAGGGCTTGGTGTTATATCGTCCTTTCCTAAAACTAACTAAGAAAAATATCCTCGACTATATCCAAGCGCAGAGTATTCAAGCTTTCGATGACCCCACTAATTATAGTGAGAAATATACTCGTGCGAAGATGCGTAGTGCCCTGATCCCGCAGTTATCAAACTATTTTGGGAAAGAGATTGCGCCTCCTCTAGCTCGTCTAGGGGAAACATTGAATGAATTAGAAGATTTTATTTCCACTCAGCTGCCTCCAGTGGAAAAGGGTTGGTGTGGATGGATGGTGGACTGTAATAATAGGGCTCAGTTGCATCCTTTTGTTTTAAAACATATTCTTTACGCCCTGTTTAGGAATCAAGATTTCGCCGTCCCTTCAGTTCTTATGGAGGGAATTGTCATTGATTTGAAAGGAAATGCAGCGAATAAATCCTACGTTATAGGCCAGACTACTCTCTATGTAGACAGGGGATATATTTTTGCCTTACAAGTTTCCGATCAGAAGTCAGAACGCCTACCCCTTAAATTAGGGGAGAATCACTGGGGTGAATGGAAAATTACCTTAGAGAGAAATATTAGCGGCGCTAGGAACCATTCTGGATGGAAAAATCTGTGGAAAGGGGAAGTGTCTGTTCAAGTGCCTGACAGTGAATATTTTGCAGGCTTGGGAGACTCGCACGCCACGTTAATCCCGCGCAATAAGGAGTTAGGTCATTGGTGGAGTGATTCGAAAGTCCCCGCTTTTCTAAGGCAACTTATTCCGGTGATCTGGGACAAGGATGCGGTCACTGCAGAATTCTTAGGTCCCCCTTTAATTAATGATAAGTTGCCCCTCTTGATTACTCTTTCCCGTGAGTGA
- a CDS encoding DUF4339 domain-containing protein: MQEIAKNKIWYLWVNGKEEGPFSLAEVQSHPALTPDLYVRKEGSDKWTPARHVPELQRLFEDPQEIAPEIKKTPLLNPAGDELTLSYQDPSSFWFWLLVLGIVLTYLAIYSRGS; this comes from the coding sequence ATGCAGGAAATTGCTAAGAATAAGATATGGTATTTATGGGTGAACGGCAAAGAAGAGGGGCCTTTCTCTTTGGCTGAAGTGCAATCCCACCCTGCTTTGACTCCTGACCTCTATGTCCGAAAAGAGGGGAGCGACAAGTGGACCCCTGCGCGTCATGTTCCTGAACTGCAGCGGCTTTTTGAAGACCCGCAAGAAATTGCCCCTGAGATAAAAAAAACTCCTCTCCTCAATCCTGCAGGAGACGAGCTGACCCTTTCCTACCAAGATCCTTCTTCTTTTTGGTTTTGGCTGCTGGTTTTAGGAATTGTCTTAACGTATCTTGCAATATATTCCCGCGGTTCTTGA
- a CDS encoding LptF/LptG family permease, producing MLWKYLVYDYLKVMALCTISFVAILLTLRFDEIAHFACLGSSAGELAQFITLQLPYLLPIALPIAALISSYLLFSRLSIRQELTALRACGVGLFAILTPILITATFLTAADFYLTSEIASQAHLTNGQLRHKLRTINPLILLQNKRILSMQGISCETLGTSTYAEFAGDVFFAIPDMRNQRIDLALAQSIRGDKNAVIGENVTFILPVAEENGFDALNIENISLLETPYDAFTPALQQKSWNVHPDHLQLALLNQHLTVQKDNLSLACEQKNSERCKEAKKNISRVYTELGRRVSAALALFTFTLLGAAFSIQIGRQQRRWSMLTLGLLSGVFLLCYFLAKSLDDKVVPALLLYFVPQLFLISLSSFKLYRLNHGKE from the coding sequence ATGTTGTGGAAATATTTAGTGTATGACTATTTAAAAGTCATGGCGCTATGTACAATCTCATTTGTAGCTATCCTGCTAACCCTCCGTTTTGACGAAATTGCGCACTTTGCCTGCTTAGGTTCCTCTGCAGGAGAACTTGCCCAATTCATCACCCTGCAGCTTCCTTATCTACTCCCGATCGCATTACCGATAGCAGCATTGATTTCCTCATACCTCCTTTTCTCACGTTTGTCCATACGCCAGGAACTGACTGCTCTGAGAGCTTGCGGTGTGGGGCTGTTTGCTATTTTAACCCCTATCCTGATTACAGCGACCTTCCTGACGGCAGCGGACTTCTATCTAACGTCTGAGATAGCCTCACAAGCTCACCTCACGAATGGCCAGCTTCGCCATAAATTACGCACGATCAATCCCTTGATTCTCCTACAGAATAAACGTATCCTATCCATGCAAGGTATCTCTTGCGAAACTTTAGGCACTTCCACCTACGCAGAATTTGCCGGCGATGTTTTCTTTGCCATCCCGGATATGCGCAACCAACGGATTGACTTGGCCTTAGCACAATCTATCCGTGGAGATAAAAATGCCGTCATCGGAGAAAATGTCACATTTATCCTTCCCGTAGCAGAGGAAAATGGCTTTGACGCATTAAACATTGAGAACATTTCCCTATTGGAAACACCTTACGACGCCTTCACTCCTGCGCTTCAACAGAAAAGTTGGAACGTCCATCCCGACCATCTTCAGCTTGCCCTTTTGAATCAGCACCTTACTGTACAGAAGGATAATTTGAGCCTCGCCTGTGAACAAAAGAACTCTGAACGATGCAAAGAGGCCAAGAAAAATATATCTCGAGTCTATACTGAATTGGGCAGAAGAGTATCAGCAGCGCTCGCACTATTTACCTTCACGTTATTGGGGGCCGCATTTAGCATCCAGATTGGACGGCAGCAGCGCCGCTGGAGCATGCTTACTCTTGGTCTTCTATCCGGTGTTTTCCTGTTATGTTACTTTCTTGCCAAAAGTTTAGATGATAAGGTTGTTCCTGCACTCTTATTATATTTTGTCCCCCAGCTTTTTTTGATAAGCTTGTCATCCTTCAAGCTCTACCGATTAAATCATGGGAAGGAGTAA
- a CDS encoding LptF/LptG family permease, translating into MQTWKKYIWIQLLQAFFGTLIGFYALYVLIDFSNQLGAFRSKGIHISWLQWGVYYALEFVHRADVLIPFALSLATMRVLLRLNTNNELTALQCGGLSLRTLMRPFLILGILCTLFLYANEQWFIPRSLAQVKFLHAIRKQKPAKNLQVVPHTLPLGNNAFFVYQNYEPDQLRFFDAYWIKNIHEIYKIKYFYPYAQIPYGEFVESFKRDEKGKLNVTSSDSFLALTDLKISNDSLKTASAIPELQPLSELWSEIKSPGTMLTPREAQISTVFFHKASMPLLCLIAVLIPASFCTRFARQLPIFLYYAIGIFSLIAFYLFLDALTVISRRQLADPAFLLLTPIGLTMLFGLYRFYKMR; encoded by the coding sequence ATGCAAACTTGGAAAAAATATATTTGGATACAGCTGCTGCAAGCATTCTTTGGAACGCTCATAGGATTTTACGCTCTCTATGTCCTCATTGATTTTTCCAATCAACTCGGCGCTTTCCGCAGTAAAGGCATCCATATTTCATGGCTCCAGTGGGGAGTCTACTATGCTTTGGAGTTTGTACACCGCGCAGATGTTTTGATCCCTTTTGCATTAAGCTTAGCAACCATGCGTGTACTCCTAAGGTTGAACACTAACAATGAACTAACAGCCTTGCAATGCGGAGGGCTCTCCTTACGTACCCTCATGCGTCCTTTCCTTATTCTAGGAATCCTTTGTACACTCTTTTTATATGCTAATGAGCAGTGGTTCATCCCGCGCTCTCTAGCTCAAGTCAAATTCCTTCACGCCATACGTAAGCAGAAACCTGCTAAGAATTTGCAAGTGGTTCCTCATACTCTTCCCCTAGGCAATAATGCTTTCTTCGTCTACCAAAACTACGAGCCTGACCAGCTACGGTTCTTTGATGCTTACTGGATTAAAAATATCCATGAAATCTATAAAATCAAATATTTCTATCCTTACGCTCAAATCCCCTATGGCGAATTTGTAGAGTCCTTCAAGCGCGATGAAAAAGGTAAATTGAATGTGACTTCCTCCGATTCTTTTCTCGCTCTGACTGACCTTAAAATCAGCAATGACTCCCTTAAAACAGCCTCCGCTATTCCGGAACTGCAGCCTCTTTCCGAACTGTGGAGTGAAATTAAATCCCCCGGAACAATGCTAACCCCGCGCGAAGCTCAGATCTCCACCGTCTTCTTCCACAAGGCATCCATGCCGTTGCTTTGCCTTATCGCCGTACTTATTCCCGCCTCCTTCTGCACCCGTTTTGCACGGCAACTGCCCATTTTTCTTTACTACGCTATCGGTATTTTCTCTCTTATCGCGTTTTACCTTTTTCTTGATGCCCTCACTGTCATTTCACGAAGGCAGCTGGCCGATCCTGCTTTTTTACTTCTCACCCCTATCGGCCTAACAATGCTTTTTGGACTGTACCGCTTCTACAAAATGAGGTAG